In Fluviicola taffensis DSM 16823, the following are encoded in one genomic region:
- the pyk gene encoding pyruvate kinase translates to MKKTKIVATLGPATAKKEVLKQMILDGLNVCRLNCSHGSHEDHKKSIDMIREINKETGLNVSILADLQGPKIRTYEMENNGVMMEEGSIVTIVTERITGTAERFGISYSLMPRDVLPGERILLDDGKLQMEIVSTNGESEIKAKVIHGGILSSKKGVNLPNTKISLPSLTEKDREDLEFALNNDVDWIGLSFVRSARDIIELKHIISNRQAKALVVAKIEKPEAIDDIDEIIKVTDALMVARGDLGVEIPYQNVPLIQKMLIRKGHQHAKPVIVATQMMESMITNITPTRAEVNDVANAVLDGADAVMLSGETSVGKFPNEVIRTMVNIVDEMEKFDGIYHKDQLPDKSQSRFISDSICFNACRLAQRVEADAIITMSYSGYTSYKIASQRPNAPIFVFTGNKQIITQLSLVWGVRAFYYDKKVSTDHTIADIKYLLAKEGLLKQGDLVINIASIPIEENGKSNMLKLSYVD, encoded by the coding sequence ATGAAAAAAACAAAAATTGTAGCAACATTAGGTCCTGCTACCGCAAAAAAAGAAGTTTTAAAACAAATGATATTAGATGGTTTGAACGTGTGTCGTTTGAATTGTTCGCACGGTTCTCACGAAGATCACAAGAAAAGTATCGATATGATTCGTGAAATCAATAAAGAAACAGGTTTGAATGTTTCGATTTTGGCAGATTTACAAGGTCCAAAAATTAGAACGTACGAAATGGAGAACAATGGAGTGATGATGGAAGAAGGTTCTATCGTTACCATTGTAACAGAACGCATTACCGGTACAGCCGAAAGATTTGGGATTAGTTATTCCTTAATGCCGAGAGATGTTTTACCTGGAGAACGCATTCTATTGGATGACGGGAAATTACAAATGGAAATTGTATCCACCAATGGGGAATCTGAAATCAAAGCGAAAGTCATTCATGGTGGAATTCTTTCCTCTAAAAAAGGAGTAAACCTTCCAAATACCAAAATTTCATTGCCTTCATTGACTGAAAAAGACCGCGAAGATTTAGAGTTTGCTCTCAATAATGATGTAGATTGGATTGGATTGTCGTTTGTGCGTTCTGCAAGAGATATTATTGAATTGAAACATATTATTTCCAATCGTCAGGCAAAAGCTTTGGTTGTTGCTAAAATTGAGAAACCAGAAGCGATTGATGATATTGATGAAATCATTAAAGTAACAGATGCATTGATGGTTGCACGTGGCGACTTGGGTGTTGAAATTCCTTACCAAAATGTTCCTTTGATTCAGAAAATGTTGATTCGAAAAGGACACCAGCATGCGAAGCCAGTTATTGTGGCAACTCAAATGATGGAAAGCATGATTACGAATATTACGCCTACTCGCGCAGAGGTAAATGACGTTGCCAATGCGGTTTTGGATGGTGCAGATGCAGTGATGCTTTCAGGAGAAACATCCGTTGGTAAATTTCCAAATGAAGTCATTCGAACAATGGTAAACATTGTAGATGAAATGGAGAAATTTGATGGGATTTATCACAAGGATCAACTTCCAGATAAGTCTCAGTCGCGTTTTATTTCCGATTCAATTTGTTTTAATGCGTGTCGTTTGGCTCAACGTGTTGAAGCAGATGCAATCATTACGATGTCTTATTCAGGATATACGTCCTATAAAATTGCTTCTCAGCGACCAAATGCGCCCATTTTCGTCTTCACAGGAAACAAACAAATCATTACGCAGTTGAGTTTGGTTTGGGGCGTGCGCGCGTTTTATTACGACAAGAAAGTAAGTACCGATCATACCATCGCAGATATTAAGTATTTGTTGGCAAAAGAAGGATTATTGAAACAAGGCGATTTAGTGATTAATATAGCATCAATTCCAATCGAAGAAAATGGAAAATCGAATATGTTGAAGTTGAGTTATGTGGATTGA